DNA from Amorphoplanes friuliensis DSM 7358:
TCGGATTTTGCCGGGTATGATCGGCCGGCGTTCTGGGTACCTCGCGGGCCTGTTTCGATGCTGGAGGGGTCATGAATTATCGCGTCGAGTACAACGGCGAGGACATCGATCTTCCCACCCTGGACGCCGCGCTCGACAATGCGAAGCACGCGATCGCGTCGGACGTCGGGCCTATCAGTGGCTGGAGTGTCGAGCACGACGAGACGATCAACGACTGGTTCGTCCAGGGTGTGATCGACGGCAAGGCGGTGGGGGCCACGGCGGTGGTCACCGGGCCGGAGCCGATGATGACGGCGCCGGCCTATCCGCGGCACGCGCCGGCCAACACCGATGATCAGGCGCGGCGGCGGGTTTTCACCGGGGCGACTCCCGCCGACGTGCTGGGCATGGCGGCGAACTGGCTCGCCGGCCGGCCCGAGGTGCGGGCCGTCGACGACCTGGGCTGGCATCCGCGTGCGGACGGCATCGAGCTGCGCGTCTACTACCGGTCCTGACGGGTGAATCCCTTCGACGATCTGGTGACCCGGGCGACGGCTGATCCCGGGGTGCGCGGGCTCGTCCTCACCGGTTCCTACGCGCGCGGACTCGAGACGATCCACTCCGACCATGACGTGATCGTGGTGATGGACGAGGAGAGCCGCGGCCGGTGGGAAACGCGGCGGTCCGCAGTGCTGGACGAGATCATCTACACGGTCGACGGGCTGGCCGACACCTCGCTGCTGTGGCAGCGCTACGCCTTCCGGGGCGCGCGCGTGCTGCTCGATCGGCTCGACGGGCGGATCGCGGAACTTGTCGAGCTGCAGGCGGAGCCGACCGCCGACGAGGCGCGGGAGTGGGGGCGGGAGGCCCTCGACGGTGTGGTGAACCAGTTCTACCGGGCGGCGAAGAGCCGGCGTGAGGGTGCCCTCGTCGCCGCGCGGCTGGACGAGATGGAAAGCGTCTCGTGGCTGCTGACCACGATCTTCTCGCTGCACGGACGGCTGCGGCCCTACAACAAGTACCTGCGGTGGGAGCTCGACAATTTCCCGCTCGGACCACCGTGGGACGACCTGCCCGAGCGTGTTGCCGCTGATCCCGGTTCACTCTTCAAAGTCGTGTGCGGGCTCGCCGAACGGTGCGGCCACAGAGACGTTCTCGACAGCTGGGGCGACAGCCTGGACGTGGTGCGCGCCACCTACGGCTGACGGGCGGACCAGGACGCCAGCGCCGCCTCGCTCGTCACGTGGTCGAGGGCCAGCAGTGCCGCGCCCTGCAGGGCACCGTCGTCGCCGTGCGCCGCGTCGATCACCGCCGGTGGCCGGCCGCGGCGGAAAGCCATCAACCCTGACGTGTACGTCGTCGCAAACGTTTCCGGGGCCGCAGCCCGCAGGGGTGCCGCGAGCCCGCCGAGCGTGACGGTGTCCGGGTCGTGGACGTTGACCAGCGCGCCGATGCCGGCACCGAGTGCCGCCGCCACTTTGTCGAGCGCCTGCCGCGCGGCGGGGTCGGCGCGCCGGAGGA
Protein-coding regions in this window:
- a CDS encoding nucleotidyltransferase domain-containing protein, whose product is MNPFDDLVTRATADPGVRGLVLTGSYARGLETIHSDHDVIVVMDEESRGRWETRRSAVLDEIIYTVDGLADTSLLWQRYAFRGARVLLDRLDGRIAELVELQAEPTADEAREWGREALDGVVNQFYRAAKSRREGALVAARLDEMESVSWLLTTIFSLHGRLRPYNKYLRWELDNFPLGPPWDDLPERVAADPGSLFKVVCGLAERCGHRDVLDSWGDSLDVVRATYG